The Anopheles moucheti chromosome 3, idAnoMoucSN_F20_07, whole genome shotgun sequence genome contains the following window.
GTGTTGTTGGAGTGTTGCCAAACGAGCATAGCGAAATACCAAAAAACGATCTTTCAAGTCTTGTTTTATAGATGCTCGAAAAACTGGAAGATACaacatgatttttatttttagattttgttgtttcattacTGTAACCTTATATATGATAACAAATCGAACGAATAGTCCCAGAAAACTATATTTCCCTCCCATAAACCGTCCAGCATCAACAACTCGATTGATCCTAGCTGGAATTTACGCGTTTAGGATGATCTTTGCGAATCCCCTCCAAACCCATCACACATTCCAAAACAGTTGGCACAGATTTGTCTCAGCTTGCCGCTAATCCGGTGAGTTACTCGCGGTGCTCAGTCGGAACTCGCGATGCcctcacgcacacacgacgATGTGTCGTGACGATCGCTAATCAGCACACTCGATCGACTATAGCGCGATCGTATTTTCCTCAGTAAAAGTTTGTTCGCTTCCCGGCCAAGTTGTGCCGATGCGATCGTCTGTCCAAGCGTGGTAGATAGTAGTGGCGCTACTGTTTTTGTGACTGTCTTTTCATCTTGCGGTACAGTTCCCAAGCTTATGCTGGCAAGGTCAGAAGCACTGCTCGGCGCATCATCATTCGGCCTCCACGGAGTTGGGCATCGATCCGTGTGATGCTGGAGCATCAGTGAAGTGTGCGTCGTATCGTGCATCAGATATCACGGATTGGGAATTTACGCACAGTCTCGCCGATCACACACATcaacacaacagcagcaaatgtGCGTGCGCGTGTGAAGGCGTCAGTAACCACACCGTAAATAACAACACAGCGTGCGAGCGTGCTCGCTTGCTGTCAAACAGCTGTCGGGGTGTTACATCCCGTAAAAGCGAGGAACCTTTAAAGCGAGATGCGATCTACGGGGCCCAATAGCATCAGGTGTTGTAAGTGTCACTGCATTAAACGTTACATACGCATTAACGAGTCCAGCTGCAGGTTGTCTTTGAGGCCAAGGTCCCGAGTGTAacgtggagaagaaaaaaaaacccatattAATAATAGCATTGGGTGGCGTTGTTTGTCGTCATCGAAGATGAAACGTGTCCACAGGTACGCCGTAATTGGGACAAACGGAAGCAATGGTACACCGTTGCTCCAGAGCGTGCCAATTACTGGTGACACATTAGCTATTCTACCGATACCGTTTACATTGCTTCGGAATTGCTGTCATCATCGCCGCTCTCTGGCGACGCTGAATGAAGACAGGCAATGAATCAGCTCGATCTCGCAAGTACTTGCGTCACACCGTACCACATCATACACGATTCGAAACAATCAATCTCTTGCCGTTTTATGCCGCTCGCTCGCGGCTACCATACAACACAAACGATTAATATGTGCACATACGCGTTACCACGATGTTGTTCGTGACTGATGATTTTTTAATGGGCGAACTGTAAGCTTCCGATGAGAAGGGCCTATTGTAGCGCTCGACTAGCGCTAATCAATCTCTTATAAACAACTAACAACAATAACGCACTGCGCATCCAGACGGTACCATTCCAAAAACATGCCCAAAAGCTGCCCCAGTCGAAACATTGAATATTAATAAGTTCAGGTGTACCGACACCATCGAGCAGCGCTCGATGAGGCAAAGCAAACATCAACCATgagctggttttttttgtaaatttcgGGAAGCTTATGCAGATTGACGGAAACATTCTCTCAAGACAGTCAATTAAACCGTGGTCGCTAACAGGTTTTTAAACAGGTTTCTGGATGTCAATGGCACGGTTAGATATAAAACGAAGGGTACAACATTGAAGATACGTTCGATCGGTTTGTTAGGTCAATACGGCGGAGGAAGCAGTTTGTGCAATACTGTCTATTAGCTATACAGGATGTTTCGGCTGTTTAATATGTGGGTAAAATTAAATctgatttattaaattatattatattttcatGAAAAGCAAATACGCTGCgatataaatttaatattacccatggCAGACTATCGTTAGATTGAGTAATATCAATTTGAAAATCATTAAAGTTGCCTAACAAGGCTTTTGAAATTCAAATATGGTCTTTAATAGATTCTTAAACACTTTTACATTGTATCCTGCACAAAAGAAATCGAAGCAATTTGATGCCAAATGAATTGTAACCAAACGGAAATGTTCCAgataatttgcaaaaaaaaaaactcaatcaAATGAAGGAGTGGATCGAGGTTTTTCTTGTTGCGAGAACAGCTATTTTGAATTGTGTTCTGAGCACTTATACCTACCCGACACTGCAACCCAAGTGAAGTTGAAACCAACAACCTTGTTACCCATAAGCTATTATGCTTGGAATGTTCTATTCGTCATTCTCGACATACTAAGCTACTGCCGAAGGCTCCCAGCCGCACCACGAGCACGTTGTTTGCGCTGGTGCGAAACAAAATACGCAAACAGATGGGTTGCATCGTATggcaaaaaaatatacaactcAAATGCACGAGCCCGGCGATGTCGTAGACGTCATGCTTATATTATTCTCCACCCCGTGTTTTGCGACCCACTTCCAAACGTGGGACACCGCTGATGCTCGGTGTATTGATATGTGCGCGCTACATTTCACCCGTTTCGGTTCATTGCAGATGCAGTCCTGATGCTACTGATTTCCATCGGAACGGTGCACACCTTCCGAAGGCATCATCCCCGACAACAGTCTTCGTTCGTATCACGCAATGACTTCGACTGGCATCTCGCCCGTGTAAGTACACTCACCGGTAGCGCACTGATTGGCACTAGATTGCAATGCTTACCCTGTTCTGCATCCTTCTGCTTGCAGGAAGTTTTCCAGCATGAGAACTCGAACGTCGTGTTTTCACCGTTCTCCATCAAACTTTTGCTCACGCTGCTCTATGAGGCAGCCGAGCCTGGATCTACCACTCACACCGAACTCGAAACGGCACTGTGCGATCCAGATCTGAACCGAACGCGTGCCTTCTACACCCAGTTCCTGGACGCATCTGCGGTACGCTAGATCGATAAAATGGCCACCTTTTTATAGCGCTtgattcattattttttatttcttccctGCAGCAAACGAACGGTGACTATGAGTTCGATATTGGGACGAAGGTGTTTCTGGACAAAGCGCACGGGAAGCTTCCGCAAGCGTACACGGATCTGCTTGAGCGAACGTACCGCACGTCGGTGGACCGAGTGACGTTCAACGGCACAAAAGCTACCACCGACCAGATAAACACCTGGTGCGAAAAGGTGACCCGTGGCCGAATCACGGAACTAGTAACCGAAGGTAAGATGATGTCTACAAGCCGCCAGGCATCGTGTCACTATCGTCAACGGTGACGGATACAATTTCCTGAGATGCGGATGTGTTAGCATTATTAGCCGATAAACAACGACTTTTTTTCTGCCTCCGTTTGACACAGACACGCTTCAGGATGCACAGCTAATCCTGGCAAACGTGCTGTTCCTGAAAGCATCCTGGAAGAACTCGTTCCCCGACGACCAAACGCACAATCGAACGTTCCACGTCACCGACGGCAATCCAGTGACAACCGAGTTCATGCACCAGATGGATCTGTACGATTATGTCGACCATGAAAAGCTCGGTGCGGAAGTGCTACGGCTACCGTACAAAGGACGCCAGTTCAGCATGAACATGGTACTGCCCCACAGGAATGTGTCCCTCGCGGCTCTTACCAGCTCCCTCACACCCGCCATGCTCGACTCGATAGCGCAAACGTTTGTGCGCGAAGAGGTAACCGTGATGATACCAAAGTTTCGATTCAACTATGGCACGCTGCTCAACGAGGCCATCCAGAGCGTAGGTTAAAGGTTCCAGCAGCCGTAAACCGTACGGGAAATAAGTTTCCAATCTCATGCAATCTTCTTTCTTGAAATCACTTTTAACAGCTGGGAATACGCGACGTTTTCACGCGCAATGCAACACTTCCACTGCTTTCCCCTGCCGCCGATGACCCAACGGCACACAACGGCACCAGCAAAAACAACCTTCAGGTGTCGAAGATACTGCAAAAAGCGGGAATCGAAATCAACGAAAAAGGAACGCTTGCCTTCGCTGCCACAGGTACGTCGTGAAAGCTTCCCGACcgggaatgtttttcgaagTTTTTAGACAAGAAAACATCGCATCTCGAGTGATCTTGCTGATAACGTGTTGACCCTCTCGGGAGTCAACCCTGGCAGCTGTACAATCGATCCCCTTTTTTTACTTGTTTGTCTTCCCATTCCTTAtcataagaaacaaaaaacttctAACTTTGCCATTCGGTTCGCCATGTAAGAATGAGGCAAACAAGCGAAACCCCTCATCGAAAGCCCATGACCGTGATGATAACGGGTATCTCTTTTTTTCGTCCTGCTTTTGAACAGAAATTCAGCTAGTCAACAAATTTGGTTACGATGGTGATCCAATCGTATTCGAAGCGAACCGACCATTTTTGTTCTACATACTCGACGAGGAAACCAATGCGCTGCTGTTCGTGGGAAAGGTGATGGATCCATCGCACGGTACGCCCTAGCCCTAGGGCGCGTTGTACAAAATAGCTACCAGCAAGTACATCCAGAGAGAAAACGAGATTTATGCGGCTGAGATGCTTCTGACAAGCAAACCCATATCGAAGCCACAGCCCCGATGTGCGTAAAGTTCAAGCAGTTGATCCGAGGATAGCAAGATACATccggaaacggaaacaaacaacTAATTATTCTTTGTGTAAGCGAATGCAACAGAGCGTGTAGGTTTTAACTAAACACTAGCAGCCAATTTCCATTGCCGAGACGACGCGACACGACTGAAGAGAGAAATAGCCACAAATAGCCGTATAAAACAACCTGTCTCCCGCAGCCGAGCCAGGCACCAATAGTTTTAATTGCCACCATGAGCTTGGGAAGAGTAACACAAAAATTCCTAGTTCCTTTATCGTGTAAGTTtgataagaaaaataaactatcCACCTTGCATATgacaacaaacaacgcaaaatcCCCATAGTTGGAGCTTTGACCAGTGGGGTGGACGTTGCTGGGGGTTTCCATCCATCGAATCAAATCACTGATAGTGGGTAGCTATTTCTTGGAAAGCAATCAGAAAGAAATGAGGACAACGATTAAAGTATACAATTCTCACTCATTACCCTTTCGTAGAATGATGTACTAAAACTTAAACAAGTATCATTACCCGTCGTAATAGAAGCGAAATCTCATTTTACAGCTGAATGCTCTCTTTACAATGTttcaaaaatgtaataaaactcTTTTATTTAAGTTAAAACTATAACACACCAGTGAACGAGCTATTAGACTTTTCGATTTATTCCAAGCAAGACTCTCAACGTTCGTAATGATTAGCATCAACAAATCAACGCTCCCACTCACTCACCCTCACGGAAATCTTTCGTTCGCTACGCAGAATATTCTCACTCAAACATTCATTCGACAAAGACTCTCATGGATGAACACTCCGATCGTCTTTGCGCTCCATCTACGGCACCTCACCCCATATCAGTACACGTTGGCTGATCGTTCGAGCTGGACGAAAATGGGAATCTTCCACGGCGGACGGTGGACAGTGCtatgttgtgtgtttgcgtgtatgTTTTACCCAATCAGCTGTTGTTCCTAATAGATACAAGACTCAAGAGTGCTATTTAACTAACGTTCCAACTCTCTACTTCTCACAAATCAAGTAACCATCGCTGCAACTCCCAGGAAATTCCTTCAAAATCGCTTCAGCGTCGACTACCAACCATTCGATGGCCCTTGGAATGATGATTTCGACTGGGGCGTAATAAAGGTTTGCTCGCTGCATTAGTAACGGTGCGATAGATTTGATCGTTTCTCTTGTTCGCTTGTAGGAGGTACTACATAAAGCTCCAGGCAATGCAGTGATATCGCCGCTCTCCGTTAAAGCACTGCTGGCGCTGTTGTACGAAGGAAGCGCGAGCAGCTCTGTGACAGAGCGGGAACTTCTACAAGCGCTCAGTGGTGAAAATGGTCAAACCGTGCCCAAACTACAAAGTGATCTGCTGCAGTACAAAGCACAACAACGAAATCTGATCATCACCGATCGTGTGTACCACGACGTCTCGGTGACGATCATGCAAAAGTTTCACAGCATTATTGCGGCCCGCTACGGTGCTACAGCGGAAGAGATCAACTTCCAGGACAATGTGGCCGCGGCAGCGCAAATCAACGAGTGGATCGCCCAAAATACACGCGGAAACATTCAAAACATCATTAAACCAGACATGCTTCAGGATGCGTTGATAATGTTGATCAATACAATCTACTTCAAAGGTTCGTGGGCAATTCCATTCCCAACAAATGCCACCGTGGACAGGAAGTTTTACCCCGGAAGGATATCCACAGCAAGCCGATTCGAAGCTCAAACAACTCCCTTCATGAAGCAGCGCGAACGCATCTTCTACTACAAATACTCGGACCAGTTAAATGCCCAATTTCTTCGACTGCCGTACGATAGTAACCAATTGTCCATGATAGTCGTGTTGCCAGATGAGCAGCACTCGTTGGGTCAGTTGATTTCGCGTCTCACACCACAATCGGTGCATCAAACACTGGCGGATATGACCGAAGAAGAGGTGGAGATAGAGCTGCCGCGGTTCAACATCACCTACTCGGGCTCCATGCGAGAGTGTCTTCAGCAACTAGGCATCTCGCGCGTATTTACCGATCAAGCCGAACTACCATTGATATCACGCGGCCGTAGCACACCACTGAAGGTTAGTACGATACTGCAGAAGAGCTGCATTCTTGTGGACGAGCAAGGCACGGAGGCGTCGGCGGCTACTGAGGGAACGCTAGTGTTTACGATTCTCAACCAACCGATCAAGTTCATTGCCAACCGGCCGTTCCTCTTCCTGATCTACGACGAAGGCAAGGGCAACTGGCTGTTTGCCGGCAAGGTAGAAGATCCTCAACACTGAAGAGGTGAGACTGCGAAACCCCGTTTCTGCTATTAAAACGCATTGTACACTCAAATTCAATCAATAAACAATGTGTTTTTGTCACGTAAGCTTCACTAAGGCACGTTttcttcagaaaaaaaaaccatgccaTGAACAAAAGTCGTAAGATCACTCTAAACTTTCTTTTCGTGTACCGTGTTAATCAAACTCCAATAGCCTGATAATGCCCTATGAAATTCAAAATTCGTTCTTTTTCTCGTTCCGTTCTTCATATTTGCATTCAACATTGTTGATGGATGATTTCGATGCCGCTCCTGTCCTAGTTTGAGTGCGTACTGGCTTTCACACACTCATCCGAAACCGGTTTATCAGCACGATGCGAACCTGAACTGCGATCGCGTTCGTGCCGATCGGAGGTGGAGATCACTCACGAGGCAAAGTGGGATGGATCTCGCGCATAGATGACCAGAaccattttgtccgttttGTAGTTCGGTCGTTAGTGTGGTATCCGCTCGGTTGTGTTCAACCATGAATAAGTTTAGCGTTGTGATATTGTGTTGTAAGTGAACTTCTTCTGGGGTTGCTACCCTtacttttcaaattttaatgtGTGCAGGATCGTTAGACGTTTTATAAAAACAAGTTTAATCGTAGATTCCCAATTAACTTCCTCAGTATACACATTCTCAGGCGAAGAAAGCCGTTTGAAACAACGAAACCCCTGTCcagtttgaaaatgaaacagtgcaattgatttttatgaaaaccTTAAGTAACAAAATCGCGTTTACCAATGGGTAGAATCTACAGATAAGAACCTAGCTAGCCTGCAGGAATAGCCCGAAGGTACGCTGTTTACGTGACCCACACCAACCGAAGGTCGTCATGATCGATGGcatatatttttgattgtGACTCCTCGCACACATACTCTCGCGATCATGTAGATTCTGCTCCTGACCTTTTTGACACGTCTCCTCGAGGAACCTGTTTCTTCCCTACCACTTACGGGAAGTCCCTGTCCATGGAAGAAGTAAACTCATCATGCGCTCATCATGATCAAGTTCTTGAAGATAGATCAGTTTGGCAATACTATTGGCTCATAGCTCTCTATCGAGCTTCACAAAGATCGTGGATCATATTACAGAAGAGCAGTATGTAACGAACGGTGTTAAGTGTTGGAAACTGGTCACACAAGTTTGGTGCCGGTTCGGCATTCAAATTTGACACTTGGTCGCGGTGCCAACGACATGCATAATGTATAGATGCGTGGTGCGTTCGCTCGCTACGAAGATGCGTCCGCCTATCGCTGCTGCTTGCAGccgtgtgtgcgtgagagCGTACCGATGGGAATTCCCCAGTCGCGTACAACAATCATTCTGATAATACCGGTATTTCCCAGCTAGGTTCGTTGTGGCTATTGCCACTAACGATCGGTCGCATTTCAGCATCGACACTGACACTGGAGCGGAGAGCAAGAAGTTGAAATGGTGTAGGACACATCAGAGAATAGGCAATAGTTAAGAAACAAATTACCAATTGATTATTTTAGTGGTTATCTCAGCACACCTCACAGAACAGTGCCTTTAGGCAAAACTACTTCAGCCCATACTTAACGATGTAGACATTTACGActatgtttattaaatttttttattgttttccttaTACAGTTGGCGCACTTTTAATTTTTGACGTAACAGCCCAACATGATGTACACGGCCCATTTCAAGGCCAACGCCAAAACGAATTCGACCTGAAGTTCGTCAAGGTAAGATATTTCATTATCTCACAATTCCAAATGCTGTTAGTTAACTGACATTCAATTTCCAAATGGTCCATTTTAGGAAGTCTTCAAAAACCATAACTCCAACATTGTCCTCTCGCCCTTTTCGGTCAAAATCCTGCTCACCCTTATCTACGAGGCGTCCGACACTAGCTTCGGAGAATCCGTATCCAACACCAAACGCGAACTTAGCACCGTTATTCACAATGATAACATTGAGCAGACGCGCGGTTACTACAAGCAGCTGCTCGAATCTGCCCAGCAGGATAACAAGGACTTTGATCTGAACATTGCCACCAACTTCTTCGTCGACGATTTCATTGAGGTGATCAACAAGTACCAACAAATCGCGAATACACACTACCATGCGATGCTCGAGAAGGTGTCCTACTCCAACCCGTCGCAAGCGGCGACCATCATCAACAACTGGGTGGCACGAAACACCAACAACCGTCTAAAGGAAATTGTGACGCCGGACAGTGTAGAAGGTGCCGTTATTACGCTGGTCAACGTCATTTACTTTAAGGGTCTGTGGACGTATCCATTCCCGGAGGTGGTGAACAATGTCAAGCCATTCTATGGTTCGACCGGCAAGCCCACCAACGCGCAGTACATGGAACAAAACGGACAGTTCTACTATGACAATTCGGCCGATCTCGGAGCGCAGATTCTCCGTTTGCCGTACCGTGGCGATAAACTGGCGATGTACTTCATCCTCCCGAACGCGGAAAACTCCATCAATAAGGTGCTGGAACGCATCAACAGTGGTTCGTTGCATCAGGCGCTCTGGTACATGGAGGAAAACGAGGTGAACGTGACCATCCCCAAGTTTAAGTTCGACTTTAGCGAGCAGCTAAACGAGCCACTGCAACAGGTgatttttcccccgctttAAACAACATAATTTGCTAAATGTCTTCTATTCAATTTTGTTAGATTGGAATTCGTGAAATCTTCTCCCAGAACGCTTCCTTACCGCTACTGGCACGTGGCCGTGGAGCCCGCGATGAGGTGCGAGTTTCTCGAATCTTCCAGAAGGCCGGCATCACCATTAATGAGCTTGGCAGTGAGGCGTATGCCGCTACAGGTAGCTTTTCAGACCATACAGAGCTTTAAGGATTTTTGCtaatttttgctatttttccgATTCTTTGTCTATTCCAGAGATTCAGCTGGTCAACAAGTTCGGTGGCGATGGTGTCCAAATCTTTACAGCCAATCGgccattcattttcttcattgaGGATGAAACCCTCGGTACAATGTTGTTCGCCGGAAAGATTGAAAATCCCGTCTTTTGATGTGATGGATGCAACGATGTACGATGATCGCGTTAAgcgttcaaaaaaaaaaaccattcgttTCTATGTAACCGATCGTTTTAATAATAGTGTCGTCAATAATAAAAGCTGTCTGTAATGATTTGTGGATCACAGATAAAATTCGTTCGTTtctaatttctttttttcaagaACTATTTGGAACtatttttgatttaaaaattcatatttgaTTGGTCACAGTCATTGTTTACTGAACACAAGTTGAACATTTTGCACATTTACAATTCTAcagataaaacattaattattgttataaAACTCGGCTAAAaaggttattaaatttatCTATTGTTTTGAAACGCAACATAGGAATTCTAACCCGAACGAAAACATCTCCAAAAACATGTAGTGTAAACTCTCATCTTATAAATAATATTCGCTTCAATGCACTTCCCAAACG
Protein-coding sequences here:
- the LOC128302833 gene encoding uncharacterized protein LOC128302833 → MRSTGPNSIRCYAVLMLLISIGTVHTFRRHHPRQQSSFVSRNDFDWHLAREVFQHENSNVVFSPFSIKLLLTLLYEAAEPGSTTHTELETALCDPDLNRTRAFYTQFLDASAQTNGDYEFDIGTKVFLDKAHGKLPQAYTDLLERTYRTSVDRVTFNGTKATTDQINTWCEKVTRGRITELVTEDTLQDAQLILANVLFLKASWKNSFPDDQTHNRTFHVTDGNPVTTEFMHQMDLYDYVDHEKLGAEVLRLPYKGRQFSMNMVLPHRNVSLAALTSSLTPAMLDSIAQTFVREEVTVMIPKFRFNYGTLLNEAIQSLGIRDVFTRNATLPLLSPAADDPTAHNGTSKNNLQVSKILQKAGIEINEKGTLAFAATEIQLVNKFGYDGDPIVFEANRPFLFYILDEETNALLFVGKVMDPSHGTPYINKSTLPLTHPHGNLSFATQNILTQTFIRQRLSWMNTPIVFALHLRHLTPYQYTLADRSSWTKMGIFHGGRWTVLCCVFALTIAATPRKFLQNRFSVDYQPFDGPWNDDFDWGVIKEVLHKAPGNAVISPLSVKALLALLYEGSASSSVTERELLQALSGENGQTVPKLQSDLLQYKAQQRNLIITDRVYHDVSVTIMQKFHSIIAARYGATAEEINFQDNVAAAAQINEWIAQNTRGNIQNIIKPDMLQDALIMLINTIYFKGSWAIPFPTNATVDRKFYPGRISTASRFEAQTTPFMKQRERIFYYKYSDQLNAQFLRLPYDSNQLSMIVVLPDEQHSLGQLISRLTPQSVHQTLADMTEEEVEIELPRFNITYSGSMRECLQQLGISRVFTDQAELPLISRGRSTPLKVSTILQKSCILVDEQGTEASAATEGTLVFTILNQPIKFIANRPFLFLIYDEGKGNWLFAGKVEDPQH
- the LOC128302834 gene encoding serine protease inhibitor 2, which produces MFIKFFYCFPYTVGALLIFDVTAQHDVHGPFQGQRQNEFDLKFVKEVFKNHNSNIVLSPFSVKILLTLIYEASDTSFGESVSNTKRELSTVIHNDNIEQTRGYYKQLLESAQQDNKDFDLNIATNFFVDDFIEVINKYQQIANTHYHAMLEKVSYSNPSQAATIINNWVARNTNNRLKEIVTPDSVEGAVITLVNVIYFKGLWTYPFPEVVNNVKPFYGSTGKPTNAQYMEQNGQFYYDNSADLGAQILRLPYRGDKLAMYFILPNAENSINKVLERINSGSLHQALWYMEENEVNVTIPKFKFDFSEQLNEPLQQIGIREIFSQNASLPLLARGRGARDEVRVSRIFQKAGITINELGSEAYAATEIQLVNKFGGDGVQIFTANRPFIFFIEDETLGTMLFAGKIENPVF